The nucleotide window CCCAAGGACTTTCCCGCCGACGCACCGGGCAGCGCCTACCTCGCACCGCAGGTATTGGTGGACGTCACCCATCAAATGGCGGTGATGCGCGAGGAAAGCTTCGGCCCGGTGGTCGGCATCATGCCGGTGGCCAGCGACGACGAAGCCATCGCCTTGATGAACGACAGTGAATTCGGGCTCAGCGCCTCGATCTGGACCCAGGATCTGACCGCCGCCGAATGGATCGGCAACGAGATCGCCACCGGCACCGTGTTCATGAACCGCTGCGATTACCTGGACCCGGCCCTGGCCTGGACCGGAGTGAAGAACAGCGGGCGCGGCATAACGCTGTCGCGCCTTGGCTATGAACACCTGACCCGCGCGAAATCCTTTCATCTGCGCCACGAGATCTGAGCCATGAGCCTGACCGCGAACTGGAACTACCCCACGAGCATCCGCTTCGGTGTCGGCCGCATCGCCGAGCTGGCCGAGGTCTGCCGCAGTCAAAATATCCAGCGACCGCTGCTGGTCACCGACAGTGGCCTGGCGCGTGCGCCGATCGCCACGGCGGCGCTGGAATCCTTGCGCGCTGCCGGCCTCGGTGTAGCGCTGTTTTCTGACCTCAAGCCCAATCCGGTTGAAGCCAACCTCGCGGGAGGGCTCGACGCCTGGCGCGCCGGCCAACACGATGGCGTGGTCGCCTTTGGCGGTGGCAGCGGCCTGGACATGGGCAAGCTCATTGCCTTCATGAGCGGCCAGACCCGACCGGTCTGGGATTTCGAAGACATCGGCGACTACTGGACACGCGCCGACGAAGGCAACATCGCCCCGATCATTGCGGTGCCAACCACCGCGGGCACCGGTTCCGAGGTGGGCCGTGCAGCGGTGATCATCGACGAGCGTACACACACCAAACGCATCATTTTCCATCCGAAGATGATGCCGCGTGTGGTCATCAGCGACCCGGCCCTCACCATCGGCATGCCGGCAAAGGTCACCGCCGGCACCGGCATGGATGCGTTTTCCCATTGCCTGGAATCGTACTGCGCTCCCGGTTTTCATCCCATGGCTGAAGGTATCGCGGTGGAAGGCATGCGGCTGGTAGCCAATGCCCTGGTACGGGCGGTACACACCCCCTCCG belongs to Pseudomonas sp. B21-015 and includes:
- a CDS encoding iron-containing alcohol dehydrogenase; translated protein: MSLTANWNYPTSIRFGVGRIAELAEVCRSQNIQRPLLVTDSGLARAPIATAALESLRAAGLGVALFSDLKPNPVEANLAGGLDAWRAGQHDGVVAFGGGSGLDMGKLIAFMSGQTRPVWDFEDIGDYWTRADEGNIAPIIAVPTTAGTGSEVGRAAVIIDERTHTKRIIFHPKMMPRVVISDPALTIGMPAKVTAGTGMDAFSHCLESYCAPGFHPMAEGIAVEGMRLVANALVRAVHTPSDLDARAQMLAAAAMGATAFQKGLGGMHALSHPVGALYDTHHGMTNATFMPYVLKFNRPAIEERITRLAAYLRLPSPGFDSFLAFVLKLRKDIGVPHTLFELGVDDQQADLIADMAIVDPCAGGNPLPLTRNGAAEIFAAAYHGRL